The Chroococcidiopsis sp. TS-821 nucleotide sequence TATCAAACGCTTAACTATGTTCACGTTTTGACTCAGGATCTGCGGGTGATGGATAGTACTGCGATCGCTTTATGTAAAGAAAACAATATTCCGATTCTTGTCTTTGACCTCTCGGTGCGAGGTAACATCCGCCGAGCGGTAACAGGAGAATCGATCGGAACCCTTGTGGGAGGTTTCTGTGAAGTTAGCTGAAGCTGAGAGTTCGATGCAAAAAGCCGTTGATGCAACGCAACGCGCTTTTAATACAATCCGCACTGGTCGCGCTAATGCGAGTTTACTTGACCGCGTGATGGTGGAATACTACGGTACCCCCACCCCGCTTAAATCACTGGCGAATATTAGTACGCCTGATGCTGCGACAATTACAATTCAACCGTATGACCGTAGCAGCCTTAATCTCATTGAAAAGGCGATTTCGATGTCGGATGTCGGACTAACCCCGAACAACGACGGCTCGATGATTCGTCTCAATATTCCACCACTTACGAGCGATCGCCGTAAAGAACTGGTGAAACTCGCCGCGAAGTATGCGGAAGAAGGACGCGTTTCAATTCGTAATATTCGCCGCGATGCTCTTGATACCA carries:
- the frr gene encoding ribosome recycling factor, with the protein product MKLAEAESSMQKAVDATQRAFNTIRTGRANASLLDRVMVEYYGTPTPLKSLANISTPDAATITIQPYDRSSLNLIEKAISMSDVGLTPNNDGSMIRLNIPPLTSDRRKELVKLAAKYAEEGRVSIRNIRRDALDTIRKQEKNSEISEDEAQDLQDKLQKLTNKYTNKIDELLAEKEKDITTV